A region of Lycium barbarum isolate Lr01 chromosome 3, ASM1917538v2, whole genome shotgun sequence DNA encodes the following proteins:
- the LOC132630666 gene encoding acetyl-coenzyme A carboxylase carboxyl transferase subunit alpha, chloroplastic has protein sequence MASTSHPPVAFSGSLASKTSASDLLRSSRNGVCGVPLKALGKARLDSKKRVYTVSAKVRKVKKHEYPWSEDPDLNVKGGVLSHLSPFKPLKEKPKPVTLDFEKPLMDLQKKIIDVQKMANETGLDFSDQIISLENKYQQALKDLYTHLTPIQRVNIARHPNRPTFLDHIFNITEKFVELHGDRAGYDDPAIVTGLGTINGRSYMFMGHQKGRNTKENIQRNFGMPTPHGYRKALRMMYYADHHGFPIITFIDTPGAYADLKSEELGQGEAIAHNLRTMFGLKVPIISIVMGEGGSGGALAIGCANKLLMLENAVFYVASPEACAAILWKTAKASPKAAEKLKITATELCKLQIADGYIPEPLGGAHADPYWTSQQIKIAIEESMDELTKMDTQELLRHRMLKFRKLGGFQEGIPIDPKRKVNMKKKEEPLLPAGIPDVELMDEVEKLKKEILKAKESSGKIPESGLNDMIEKLRREIDFEFSEAAKALGLEEKFVMAREEFAKTRNSNDQSMHPVLKEKLDQLKDEFNRNISAAPNYPSLKNKLEMLQEMSKAQKLSEKNSKVNKLKEEINKRLKETMNRPDLKEKIDKLKAEIESTGVSTAMDLDQGLKEKIVQLKDEVETEFAGVFESLGLNVNSASLPDAKRKIDEFNNEITTVMEDVVSSTDLKNKIELLKMEVAKAGKTADAESKAKIQALEQKIKQSLAEAMSFPELKEKHEKLKAEIVETVESPEGSNGSLLPKSEVEANVDANRSFA, from the exons ATGGCCTCAACTTCACATCCTCCTGTGGCCTTCAGTGGAAGTTTGGCCTCTAAAACTTCGGCTTCAGACCTTCTTCGTAGTTCAAGAAATGGTGTTTGTGGTGTGCCACTGAAAGCCTTAGGGAAAGCACGATTGGATTCTAAAAAGAGAGTTTATACCGTCTCTGCAAAGGTCAGAAAGGTAAAGAAGCATGAATACCCCTGGTCAGAGGATCCTGACCTTAATGTCAAGGGTGGAGTCCTCAGTCATTTATCACCTTTCAAGCCATTGAAAGAAAAGCCAAAGCCGGTGACATTGGATTTTGAGAAACCTCTTATGGATCTGCAGAAAAAAATCATTGAT GTCCAAAAGATGGCAAATGAAACTGGGTTGGATTTCAGTGATCAAATTATCTCACTCGAGAACAAATATCAACAG GCTCTAAAAGATCTATACACGCATCTGACTCCAATACAAAGAGTGAATATTGCAAGGCATCCTAACAGGCCGACTTTCCTTGATCATATATTTAATATAACTGAGAAG TTTGTGGAGCTTCATGGCGACCGAGCTGGGTATGACGATCCTGCCATTGTCACTGGCCTTGGCACAATAAATGGTAGAAGTTATATGTTCATGGGTCATCAAAAAGGACGAAACACAAAGGAGAACATACAGCGTAACTTTGGGATGCCTACACCCCATGG TTATAGGAAGGCTCTGCGTATGATGTACTATGCTGATCATCACGGATTCCCGATTATCACTTTCATTGACACACCAGGGGCATATGCTGACCTCAAATCAGAGGAACTAGGCCAA GGGGAAGCCATAGCTCATAATCTGAGGACTATGTTTGGTTTGAAAGTACCAATTATTTCAATTGTTATGGGAGAAGGGGGTTCTGGTGGAGCTCTGGCTATTGGTTGTGCTAATAAATTGTTAATGCTTGAAAATGCTGTCTTCTATGTTGCCAG CCCAGAAGCATGTGCAGCAATTTTATGGAAGACCGCAAAAGCTTCTCCCAAG gCAGCTGAGAAACTCAAGATAACTGCCACCGAGCTGTGCAAGCTTCAAATTGCCGATGGTTACATCCCT GAGCCTCTTGGTGGTGCACACGCTGATCCATATTGGACTTCACAGCAGATAAAAATTGCAATTGAAGAATCAATGGAT GAACTTACGAAAATGGACACCCAAGAGTTGTTAAGGCACAGGATGCTTAAGTTCCGAAAACTCGGTGGCTTCCAGGAGGGAATTCCCATTGATCCAAAAAGGAAGGTTAacatgaaaaagaaagaagaacctCTTCTTCCAGCTGGGATTCCCGATGTGGAGTTAATGGATGAGGTTGAAAAATTAAAGAAAGAGATCCTGAAAGCAAAGGAATCGTCTGGGAAGATCCCAGAGTCAGGCCTGAATGATATGATAGAAAAGTTAagaagagaaattgattttgaaTTTTCTGAGGCTGCTAAAGCTTTAGGTTTGGAGGAAAAATTTGTCATGGCGCGAGAAGAATTTGCAAAAACAAGGAACTCTAACGACCAGTCAATGCATCCTGTTCTGAAGGAAAAGCTTGACCAGCTTAAGGACGAATTCAACAGAAACATTTCTGCTGCTCCAAATTATCCTAGCCTAAAGAATAAGCTTGAGATGTTACAAGAAATGTCTAAAGCCCAGAAGCTCTCAGAGAAAAATAGCAAGGTAAACAAATTGAAGGAGGAGATCAATAAGAGGTTAAAGGAAACCATGAATCGCCCTGATTTGAAGGAGAAGATTGATAAATTGAAGGCTGAAATCGAGAGTACTGGCGTATCAACAGCTATGGATCTAGACCAGGGGCTAAAGGAGAAAATTGTGCAACTGAAAGATGAAGTGGAGACAGAATTTGCTGGCGTTTTTGAATCTCTAGGTTTGAATGTCAACTCAGCATCACTTCCTGATGCCAAGAGAAAAATTGATGAATTTAACAATGAAATTACAACGGTTATGGAAGACGTAGTGAGCTCCACAGATTTGAAAAACAAGATTGAATTGTTAAAGATGGAGGTAGCGAAGGCTGGAAAGACAGCAGATGCAGAATCAAAAGCAAAAATTCAGGCTTTAGAACAGAAAATAAAGCAGAGTCTCGCAGAGGCTATGAGTTTCCCCGAATTGAAGGAGAAACACGAGAAGCTGAAGGCAGAGATCGTGGAAACCGTTGAATCTCCTGAAGGTTCTAACGGAAGTTTGCTTCCTAAATCAGAAGTAGAAGCTAATGTAGATGCAAACCGCAGCTTTGCCTGA